In Burkholderia pyrrocinia, the following proteins share a genomic window:
- a CDS encoding GNAT family N-acetyltransferase, with amino-acid sequence MRLEYRQEDFEAVWSDIVAMLPLHWHELSDDMRPDPAGLASLASEHYRQIARDGRLCIVTARAAGVLAGYYVSIVSDAPMRGERRAYTDFFYLHPAYRGGFEGQHLIAAAERALRTRNVQMLVIGTANAALGGALEALGYRLIERVYGKRP; translated from the coding sequence ATGCGCCTCGAATACAGGCAGGAAGATTTCGAGGCCGTATGGTCCGACATCGTGGCCATGCTGCCGCTGCACTGGCACGAACTCTCCGACGACATGCGGCCGGATCCGGCCGGCCTCGCCAGCCTCGCGTCAGAACACTACCGGCAGATCGCCCGTGACGGCCGCCTCTGCATCGTCACGGCGCGCGCGGCAGGCGTACTCGCAGGCTATTACGTGTCGATCGTCAGCGACGCGCCGATGCGCGGAGAACGACGCGCGTATACCGACTTCTTCTACCTGCATCCCGCCTATCGCGGCGGCTTCGAAGGACAGCACCTGATCGCCGCCGCCGAACGCGCACTGCGCACGCGCAACGTGCAGATGCTCGTGATCGGCACCGCGAACGCCGCGCTCGGTGGAGCACTCGAGGCGCTCGGCTACCGGCTGATCGAACGCGTGTACGGCAAGCGGCCCTGA
- a CDS encoding TonB-dependent siderophore receptor produces the protein MFSKIGVNGIVGWVLAAIGCGVAALAYGDDGAVAFHVAGGPLDSVLLEIARQAHGVLSFDSVLATGRQAGPLDGTMTAAEAFARALAGTRLELATADDGTWTLRRTGGADMRSAGIVLPPIQVRARADDEFAEPRSAAAARVDLPLAETPQSVGVVNRAVLESQQAESVADALANVSGATPVYDESNANYGVGIRGYTAQAPLVDGMIVESADYPPLAGIERVEVVKGPATALAGGAPNGGIVNLVTKQPRFDRHATWQTTLSSRGRRESTVDLSDASHDGRLGYRFVASGNLNGRTYGGYDGQHGFFVAPSVRYRDADTDVTLRIERYRQRVPALPYSVGGDDGLPLPHTSLEPAGARDDHLGNDSLRAALSAEHALGGGWKARVRATWLNYESISHWYVPYAPLDTPGSVVLYGLHSVQRRHESLAAGELLRTFDTHGVSGTVLAGVEYWRLSSTSDIAPYAFAVQNLYAPHPLPSVATGPLARTSDSAMRQLSGYLQLEMLIADRVRVLASLRHTNALLDKSLSSPLQRNAVWSPNLAVSYAITPSVNVYANWLRGFRPSLDTVTWDGKLLQPTRTEQIEAGVKLSLFGDALTATAAAYRLRDDGRIIGDPAHPGFYARVPGERSRGVEFDVAGQVLKGLNVIGSLTLATSNSIANPDGSQMRAPGAPSRAGSLWMTYAFQGPPLRGWGVGGGVFFRSQRGAGLPGYVVPGDARIDAAMFYRAEKWAMQLGVKNVFNRRLYGSALYPNFIPVLPGRTFVLTTTLAFG, from the coding sequence GTGTTTAGTAAAATCGGAGTAAACGGCATCGTCGGATGGGTGCTGGCGGCCATAGGGTGCGGCGTGGCCGCGCTTGCATACGGCGACGACGGCGCCGTCGCGTTCCACGTGGCCGGCGGCCCGCTCGACAGCGTATTGCTTGAAATCGCGCGGCAGGCGCATGGGGTGCTGTCGTTCGACAGCGTGCTGGCGACCGGCCGGCAGGCCGGGCCGCTGGACGGAACGATGACGGCGGCCGAAGCATTCGCCCGCGCGCTCGCCGGCACGCGGCTCGAACTGGCCACGGCCGACGACGGTACGTGGACGCTGCGGCGCACCGGCGGCGCGGACATGCGTTCGGCCGGCATCGTGTTGCCGCCGATTCAAGTGCGTGCCCGGGCCGACGACGAATTCGCCGAACCGCGCTCGGCGGCCGCTGCGCGCGTCGATCTGCCCCTCGCTGAGACGCCGCAGTCGGTCGGTGTCGTGAACCGGGCCGTGCTCGAGAGCCAGCAGGCCGAGTCGGTCGCGGACGCGCTCGCGAACGTGAGCGGCGCGACGCCCGTGTATGACGAAAGCAATGCGAACTATGGCGTCGGGATTCGCGGCTATACGGCCCAGGCGCCGCTCGTCGACGGGATGATCGTGGAGTCGGCGGACTATCCGCCGCTCGCCGGCATCGAACGCGTCGAGGTCGTCAAGGGCCCCGCGACGGCGCTCGCCGGCGGTGCGCCGAACGGCGGGATCGTCAACCTCGTCACGAAGCAGCCGCGCTTCGACCGGCACGCGACGTGGCAAACGACGCTGTCGTCGCGCGGCCGGCGCGAGAGCACCGTCGACCTCAGCGACGCGTCGCACGACGGCCGGCTCGGCTACCGGTTCGTCGCGAGCGGCAACCTGAACGGTCGCACCTATGGCGGCTACGACGGACAGCACGGCTTTTTCGTCGCACCGTCCGTGCGCTACCGCGACGCCGACACCGACGTCACGCTGCGTATCGAGCGCTACCGGCAGCGCGTGCCGGCGTTGCCGTATTCGGTCGGCGGCGACGACGGCCTGCCGCTGCCGCACACGTCGCTCGAGCCGGCCGGCGCGCGCGACGATCATCTGGGCAACGATTCGCTGCGCGCGGCGCTGAGCGCCGAGCATGCCCTTGGCGGCGGCTGGAAGGCGCGCGTGCGTGCGACGTGGCTGAACTACGAGTCGATCTCGCACTGGTACGTCCCGTATGCGCCGCTGGATACGCCGGGCAGCGTCGTGCTCTATGGGCTGCATTCCGTGCAGCGGCGGCACGAATCGCTGGCCGCGGGCGAGCTGCTGCGCACGTTCGACACGCACGGCGTGTCGGGGACCGTGCTTGCGGGCGTCGAGTACTGGCGGCTGTCGTCGACTTCCGATATCGCACCGTACGCGTTCGCCGTCCAGAACCTGTATGCGCCGCACCCGCTGCCGTCGGTCGCGACAGGGCCGCTTGCGCGGACGTCGGATTCGGCGATGCGGCAACTCAGCGGCTACCTGCAGCTCGAGATGCTGATTGCCGACCGCGTCAGGGTGCTCGCGTCGTTGCGGCACACGAACGCGCTGCTGGACAAGTCGCTGAGTTCGCCGCTGCAGCGCAACGCCGTGTGGTCGCCGAACCTGGCGGTCAGCTATGCGATCACGCCGTCGGTCAATGTGTACGCGAACTGGCTGCGCGGCTTTCGTCCGTCGCTCGACACCGTGACATGGGACGGCAAGCTGCTCCAGCCGACTCGTACCGAGCAGATCGAGGCGGGCGTCAAGCTGTCGCTGTTCGGCGATGCGCTGACCGCGACCGCGGCGGCGTACCGGCTGCGCGATGACGGCAGGATCATCGGCGATCCCGCGCATCCGGGCTTTTACGCGCGCGTACCGGGCGAGCGCAGTCGCGGCGTCGAGTTCGACGTCGCGGGGCAGGTGCTGAAGGGGCTCAACGTGATCGGCTCGCTGACGCTGGCCACGTCAAATTCGATCGCGAATCCCGACGGTTCGCAGATGCGTGCGCCCGGTGCGCCGTCGCGCGCGGGCAGCCTGTGGATGACCTATGCGTTCCAGGGGCCGCCGCTGCGGGGTTGGGGCGTCGGCGGTGGGGTGTTCTTCCGGTCGCAGCGGGGTGCGGGCTTGCCCGGATACGTGGTGCCGGGCGACGCGCGCATCGATGCGGCGATGTTCTACCGCGCGGAGAAGTGGGCCATGCAGCTCGGCGTGAAAAACGTTTTCAATCGGCGCCTTTACGGCTCGGCGCTTTACCCGAACTTCATTCCGGTGCTGCCGGGCCGCACGTTCGTGCTGACCACCACGCTTGCGTTCGGTTGA